Part of the Pirellulales bacterium genome, ACCGCTTTTGCTTGACATCGCTGCTGTTGTAGTCGGTGACCGACGCCAGCCGGTTGCGGTGGTCCCACGCGAGCACCCGGTAGTCGCCGCTGCTCGTCTCGGTGCGTTTGATGAGATTCCCTTCGCCATCGTACTCGTAGGTGTAGGTGCCGTCGTCGTCGAGGCGGTTGTTCACGCCGGTGTCGAACGTGGCGCCGCTGTAGATCGAGCTATCGACGTCGATCCGGTTGCCGTTGCTGTCATACGAATAGCCTTCGTCGGCGATCGAGCCGCTCGTGTAGTCGGCCCCGACGATTTGGCCGGAGTTGTCGTAACTATAGACAGCGCTCTCGCCGCTGTGCCCGGTATTATAGTTGTTGTCGAAGTCGAAGCCGGTGATCCGGCTGGCGTTGTCCCACGTCCACTCGTAATCGGCCACCGCTGAGAGGCCGCTGCCGTTGTTCCGCTGGTGCAAGAGGCTGATCAGCCGGCCCGCCAGGTCGTAGCCGTAGCTGCTCGTGGCCACCAGATTCGTGGCAGTCATGGCAGCATAGCGCGTGATCGTATCGAACTGCCCGGCGGCATTATAGGTGAAATCGACGTGTTTTTGGGCCACGTACCCGCCGTAGCTGGATTGGACGACACTTTTCATCCGGCCCAGGGTATCGTAGCTGTAGTTATTGGAGAAATCATACATGCCGCCGATCGTCGTGAATTGCGAGGTGCGACGGCTCAGGTCGTCGTACACGAACGACAGTTTGACCGTGGGCGTCAGGCCGACCAGCGTTTGCTTCAGAAGTTTGACGCGATTGAGATTGTCGTAATCGTAGTCGTAGTCGGCCGAGGCTAGCGCGTTGCCGTTGCGGTCGGTGACCGTGTCGAGCCGGCCGGCGGCGTCGTAGGCGTAGCTGATCGTGCGGATGACGGTGGCCGAGGTGTCGAGCGTGACCGGCGAGAAGGGGGAATTGGTTTGCCAGATGACAAAGTCGCTGCCATCGACGCTGCCGTCCCCGTTGAAATCCCCCATATCCCAGGTGCCGCCGCTGGCCGTGTTGAAGTTTGTTTGCCAGGCGATAAAATCCGACCCATCGACATAGCCATCCCCGTTGGCGTCCCCTTGCTGGGTGCCGAAGTAGAACACGTCATCCGTCTCGAGGTTGGTGTCGCTGTTAGCATCGATCATCACTTTCAGCCAACCGTTCATCACGCTCAGGCCCGTGATTTCGACCCGGTCGGAGCCATCCTTGCCTTCGCCCGACCGCACGGTGACCGTAATCGTCGGAGAATACGAGGACCAGTTCGTTGGACTGTCGGTCGGCGAGGTCATGAACGAAAAGTCGTCGGCCCCGATATTGCCGACGTCGACGATGTCGACCATCAACGCATTGATGAAGCCGCGGACGGTGGCGATGTCGGACTCGCCGGGCAGGACGGCCTGTTTCGGCGCTCCGTTGGCGTCGATCGCAATGGCTTCGTCGTGGCTCAGCTCTTGGTAGTTGTTGTAGAACACAGAGCGGCTCTTCACTTTGTCGCCGACGGTTTCCTGCTGCCAGATTTCTTTGGTCTGGCGGTTGAGATGATCGTATTGGTAGCGGGTGATCCGGCCGTCGCGGTCGATCGTGCGGGTGACGTTGCCGACGGCGTCGTATTGGTAATATCGCGTGCCGTTGAGTTCGTTGTTCTCTTCGAGGGTGCGGCCCAGACCGTCGTAGACCCAGCTTGTCGTGTTGCCCACCGGGTCGGTCAGGCTGGTCAATTGGCTGGCGGCATCGTAGGTGTAGGTGGTCACGCCGCCGACTTCGAGAAGCTGCACGGCGTCGATCGCGAGCAAACCGCTGCTGTCGTCGTCGCTGATCACCAGTGAAAGTTCGCCACTGTCAGGATGGAACCCGCCCAGCACTTTCCACATCGAGCCGTAATTGGTCGAGTCATAGCCCTGCGTCGGCACGTTGAGGTTTTGCCGCGAGATGCCCAGCGGATCGGCCAGCGGATCGCCGTAGACTTGAAATAGGGCATTTGTGTCGTAATCATCGTGTTCGACGTCTCCTGAAGCCGGAGCCCAGTGAACTAGGACAGCATAGGTCTTGCCGTCGTCCAGGCCGGTGTCGAAGGTGTACGTGGCGCTGGCCCCGACGGCCGTCGCTTCGAGCACGTGATCGTCGTAAGCCGAGTCATTCGTTGTGGGTGAAGCATTCCAACTGCCGGTGGTGCTGACGGCAGTTTCGTCGCGCAAGTCGTAGTGCGGCGTGCCGCTCGGACCGGCAAATGGCTGAATGACCTGCGTCTGGCGGTTCAACGCATCGTAGGCGTAGAGCGTGGTTTTCTCCAGCCCATCGGTAATCGCTGCCAGGTTACCGGCGCCGTCGTAGACATATTCGTTGATAAGAAAGTTGAGTCTAGAGTCGGTTTCCACCCGCCCCAGCGAATCATAATCGTGCAACGTGCTGCGGCCCAATGCGTCTAGCGAGGCAAGAACGCGTCCGGCGTTGTCGTAGCTGGTGGTGGCCGTCGTTTGCGTGGTGCCGAAGACGGCGGCGGGGATGGCCGCCTTGCCGCTGCCAGGGTTCCAGCTAACGACCAAGCCGTTGTCGCCGGTGCTATTTCCATCGTGATACTCGATTTTGACCGTGTGCCAGCCGGCCACCAGATCAATGGTGGTTGCATCGCTTTCCGTCATGCCGGTGTTGCTCGTGTAGGACATCACGGAGTAGTCGTCGATGTATAGGTGAGCATTATCGGTGGTCTTCAGATAGAATATGACCTCCCCCGGGTCGTCCAAATAGATCGCCCCCGTCCACGTGACGCTGGAATAGCCGTTTAGCGCGCCGCCGGTATCGGGGAAGTTGACCTGCGAATCGACCTGCTTAGTATTGCCCGACCCGTCCGTGTATTCGCCAGTCAGCCCCGCGGCGAGAACGTTAATCTGCTTCGTCTGCCGGCCCATCGAATCGTACTGGTAGATCGTGCCGTTATTTTCCGCATCGACCATCGAGGTCATCCAGCCGAGCGAGTTGTAGGCATAATGCGTCACCGGGCTGGTGTAGGTTGAACCACTTCCATCAGGGTCGGGATCGGTCCGAGCGATCAGTCGGTTCAGGTCGTCGTATTCATAAGTCGTGGCATTGCCCAAGGGGTCGGTCGCCTTGACCAGGTTGCCGTTGCAGTCGTACTTGGTCTGCGTCACCGGCCCGACTTCGACCAGCCGCACGCCGTCGATCACCAGCTTGTCGCTCGTGCCGCCGTTGGTGAGTTTGACCGTCAGCGAGCCGCTATGGGGCGAAAAAGCGCCGAGCGAAAGCCACATATAGCCGGAGCCGTCGGCCAGCCCCTCGGTTTTGCGGTTGAGATCGACGTGCAGCTCGTTGAGCGGGTCGCCGCCGGTGTCGCCGAAGACTTGAAACAGAGCGTTCGTGTCATATTCATCGGGCGTGGTCGAGGGAACCCAGCGGACCAGCGCTGCGTATTTTTTGCTGGCCGACAATCCGGTGAACGTGTAGGTCTTCGAGGCGCTGGCGGCCGTGCTGACGCCGACGTTGCCGCCGTAGGCCCCGCTGCGCGAAGTGGTCGACCAACTGCCGGTGGACGACGTTTGCTGATTGTCGTCCTTGGTGAT contains:
- a CDS encoding RHS repeat protein → MLTEFAYLGESFSSCTSGCACSCQQADVTNGGGATVKAGPLSYNSQTQAHPVMMFALSASSFPEMTHMDVHLTVGSNSSPINVNVYFGPAPTSEGNIAADWVTFGIPINADSMPSGLYDWELNFTIYTASNSWTPVNPYHSDINSIRYQPLQVVNHDESPYGAGWSMIDDQRLMIQDGSLGGPAGVALVTGNDQLVWFPEHENNGVYTYSRMDNPYDFSELDKHLNNPGTSDDTYTLTSPDGTVRTFDYQGLLKTIEDRNGNTTTYTYGAGDKIASIVDASGRTTSFDYTDGLKITDFDGVTGGEQTTQYVYSGDQLTKMIQPDPDGAGPLTSPTTIYHYNNNNGLMDSIIDPRGLETTIAYDSKTRRVSSIVERCGGEIQVTSLQSLVAVDIDTNNANNWAELKPYHNALTQFNTQNNDYSFNDIEQLFSGKLTISGHRNDFIYKDPTYETRVAFGETTKIIRDRFGNIQYMQDANGAVTQFIRDANGLATQVVQRDPNNPSSTLTTNYSYNSDGQVTGVSHPIGSESWSYGDFGQLASYTDASGKQTTYDIDEENGNVLSMTQGSGSEAATTYYTYTDGSEATGIPKGLIKSVVDPNGNETRYEYDSDHHFMVETVTSGYGTEDVTTVTYEYDARDRVSTMTDGLGRHTDYTYDNLDRLFTQTDPDPDGNGPLSRPVTQFRYDAVGNQIAVTDPLGRVTESVFDVRNRPFQTIQPVADPSVTPTVITKDDNQQTSSTGSWSTTSRSGAYGGNVGVSTAASASKTYTFTGLSASKKYAALVRWVPSTTPDEYDTNALFQVFGDTGGDPLNELHVDLNRKTEGLADGSGYMWLSLGAFSPHSGSLTVKLTNGGTSDKLVIDGVRLVEVGPVTQTKYDCNGNLVKATDPLGNATTYEYDDLNRLIARTDPDPDGSGSTYTSPVTHYAYNSLGWMTSMVDAENNGTIYQYDSMGRQTKQINVLAAGLTGEYTDGSGNTKQVDSQVNFPDTGGALNGYSSVTWTGAIYLDDPGEVIFYLKTTDNAHLYIDDYSVMSYTSNTGMTESDATTIDLVAGWHTVKIEYHDGNSTGDNGLVVSWNPGSGKAAIPAAVFGTTQTTATTSYDNAGRVLASLDALGRSTLHDYDSLGRVETDSRLNFLINEYVYDGAGNLAAITDGLEKTTLYAYDALNRQTQVIQPFAGPSGTPHYDLRDETAVSTTGSWNASPTTNDSAYDDHVLEATAVGASATYTFDTGLDDGKTYAVLVHWAPASGDVEHDDYDTNALFQVYGDPLADPLGISRQNLNVPTQGYDSTNYGSMWKVLGGFHPDSGELSLVISDDDSSGLLAIDAVQLLEVGGVTTYTYDAASQLTSLTDPVGNTTSWVYDGLGRTLEENNELNGTRYYQYDAVGNVTRTIDRDGRITRYQYDHLNRQTKEIWQQETVGDKVKSRSVFYNNYQELSHDEAIAIDANGAPKQAVLPGESDIATVRGFINALMVDIVDVGNIGADDFSFMTSPTDSPTNWSSYSPTITVTVRSGEGKDGSDRVEITGLSVMNGWLKVMIDANSDTNLETDDVFYFGTQQGDANGDGYVDGSDFIAWQTNFNTASGGTWDMGDFNGDGSVDGSDFVIWQTNSPFSPVTLDTSATVIRTISYAYDAAGRLDTVTDRNGNALASADYDYDYDNLNRVKLLKQTLVGLTPTVKLSFVYDDLSRRTSQFTTIGGMYDFSNNYSYDTLGRMKSVVQSSYGGYVAQKHVDFTYNAAGQFDTITRYAAMTATNLVATSSYGYDLAGRLISLLHQRNNGSGLSAVADYEWTWDNASRITGFDFDNNYNTGHSGESAVYSYDNSGQIVGADYTSGSIADEGYSYDSNGNRIDVDSSIYSGATFDTGVNNRLDDDGTYTYEYDGEGNLIKRTETSSGDYRVLAWDHRNRLASVTDYNSSDVKQKR